A genomic region of Candidatus Stygibacter australis contains the following coding sequences:
- a CDS encoding C25 family cysteine peptidase, with translation MNFSLWGVHVDIPQTKELVEYQQSDRGSISIEFNLDGYEREEITKDGTKYTRISYPQEGKLLDVGLPDLPVFTRLIAIPDQGTPVLTISAENSFIEKNVLIYPQEKILLESEKEQDLFTIDSEYYLQGNIYPAAIAQLGKPAIMRDIRLVKVTFCPFQYNPLKKELVIHDNIRLEINTEGQGGINAKTSDRPHSRVFSNIYSSIVLNYNEVCNLRDDFQRPSILFIYPLNNNVADNLEYLMDWKNKKGFEVSSVNTTQTGTSTSQIKNYIQNAYDNWENPPDYVVLVGDVSGLITIPTYYENWSSQQGAGDHPYSLLAGNDVLADVIIGRLAVNTINELQTVITKSINYERDPYMDDPDWFEEAILFSYGGPGKIATCETVEEYITIHNPEYSFSEIYYSNWIYSLDQALNNGASYLCWRSQGVDSGWNNNNINALNNGWMLSFGVLITCFTGDMNGNCLGETFLRAGSSTVPKGGIAAIGTSTGMTSGCFNNCVTEGVFYGIFIDDISTTGGSLVRGKLNLYQQYPNNPDNHVNCWSHCNTLFGDPSIDLWTGTPQPMMINYPEVIAYGTEYMEVGITDEAGIPLKDAWVTARGANDFYQTGYSDFQGKFYLDLEGITTNEEYEITITSHNKIPHEGEFTVNQAEYNPGIAQISYLDLDDGIPNPGEEISLEFTIMNYGYNDLIDLNAELVSMDNNISIVTSSTDLGDITSGNQVVNSDLAIYIDPATPGGTISQLNLILTSNSETWEIPVFIDIYGALLNIDSYVAQNANGILDPGESADIYFVIENLGQISAISIYGELECLNNRISIQDSIGFFGNIAPDDTAYNFSNTFEITASSSIIPGTQIPVNINFTNEDGFNATCSYLIQIGTVTEEDPLGPDEYGYYCYDDDDTAYENCPTYDWVEINNIGDDLNIYTVGDSADITDVILPADFSLVFYGEEYDLITIATAGWISPGGSTAAAFMNWSIPGTGGPSPMIAAFWDDINNGYQGDVFTYYNNSQHYFIVEWDRMRNEHNNEIETFQIILYDPNFYPTTTGDSKIKIQYKDVANTNIGEYPYHGANHGQYCTVGLEDHSSTIGLQYTYNNSYSLAAKPLQDQMALLFTTPSIPPDGPFLTIMDYSAYAGEDQYIEAGEDAVISLTLENIGEDDANNVQLTISEDDEYIDIIDGTDSCSIVAANDMVTISDAFTISVSDNVPDYYTFTLNVNITSDEDSWNQSIALTAYQANTFAVFPESIEHELQWGNSDSTSFELTNIGLKGKNWLLK, from the coding sequence CTGGACGGATATGAAAGGGAAGAAATCACCAAAGACGGGACTAAATATACCAGAATCAGTTACCCTCAGGAAGGTAAATTACTGGATGTTGGCTTGCCTGATCTGCCGGTATTCACTCGCCTGATCGCTATTCCTGATCAAGGGACTCCCGTCCTTACTATTTCTGCTGAAAATTCATTTATTGAGAAAAATGTTCTGATCTATCCCCAGGAGAAGATCCTTCTGGAAAGTGAAAAAGAACAGGACTTATTTACAATTGATTCAGAATATTATCTGCAGGGAAATATCTATCCAGCAGCAATTGCACAATTAGGTAAACCCGCTATAATGCGTGATATCAGACTTGTGAAAGTAACTTTTTGCCCTTTCCAGTATAACCCTTTAAAAAAAGAACTGGTAATTCATGATAATATCAGGCTGGAGATCAATACAGAAGGACAAGGTGGCATAAATGCTAAAACATCAGATCGACCTCATTCCCGTGTCTTCTCAAATATTTATTCTTCTATAGTACTTAATTATAATGAAGTATGTAATTTAAGAGATGATTTTCAAAGACCTTCCATTCTATTTATTTATCCCCTGAATAATAACGTGGCAGATAATCTGGAATACCTGATGGATTGGAAAAATAAAAAGGGCTTTGAAGTATCATCTGTTAATACCACCCAAACAGGAACTTCTACTTCTCAGATCAAGAATTATATCCAGAATGCCTATGACAACTGGGAAAATCCTCCTGATTATGTTGTCCTTGTGGGTGATGTGTCAGGATTGATCACAATACCTACATATTATGAAAACTGGAGTTCGCAGCAGGGTGCTGGAGATCATCCATATTCACTATTAGCAGGAAATGATGTTCTGGCTGATGTGATTATTGGAAGATTAGCGGTAAATACAATAAACGAATTGCAAACGGTAATTACCAAATCCATCAATTATGAAAGAGATCCCTATATGGATGATCCTGACTGGTTTGAAGAGGCAATTTTATTTTCTTATGGTGGACCCGGTAAAATTGCTACCTGCGAAACAGTGGAAGAATATATCACAATTCACAATCCCGAATATTCTTTTTCTGAAATATATTACAGTAATTGGATATATTCATTAGACCAGGCATTAAATAATGGTGCAAGCTATTTATGCTGGCGCAGCCAGGGAGTAGATTCCGGCTGGAATAATAATAATATTAATGCCTTGAATAATGGCTGGATGTTATCTTTTGGGGTATTAATAACCTGTTTTACAGGTGATATGAATGGTAATTGTTTAGGTGAAACCTTTCTGAGAGCTGGCTCTTCTACTGTCCCCAAAGGGGGAATTGCTGCTATTGGCACTTCCACTGGTATGACCTCCGGCTGCTTTAATAATTGCGTTACTGAGGGTGTGTTTTATGGAATATTTATTGATGATATATCCACAACCGGTGGCTCACTGGTGCGGGGTAAATTGAATCTCTATCAGCAATATCCCAATAACCCTGATAACCATGTAAATTGCTGGTCGCATTGCAATACTCTTTTTGGTGATCCCTCTATTGACCTCTGGACAGGAACTCCTCAACCGATGATGATAAACTATCCGGAAGTTATCGCTTATGGTACAGAATATATGGAAGTGGGTATCACTGATGAAGCAGGTATTCCTCTAAAAGATGCCTGGGTAACTGCCCGGGGAGCTAACGATTTTTATCAGACAGGATATTCTGATTTTCAGGGAAAATTTTATCTTGATCTGGAAGGCATTACAACAAATGAAGAATATGAGATCACTATAACTTCTCATAATAAAATTCCCCATGAAGGTGAATTTACCGTAAATCAGGCAGAATATAATCCCGGAATAGCTCAAATCAGCTACCTTGATCTTGATGATGGGATTCCCAATCCTGGTGAAGAAATATCTCTGGAATTCACTATTATGAATTACGGATATAATGATCTTATTGATCTAAATGCCGAACTGGTTTCAATGGATAATAATATTTCTATAGTTACTTCCAGCACAGATTTAGGAGATATTACCAGCGGAAACCAGGTAGTAAATTCTGATCTCGCTATATATATTGATCCCGCCACACCTGGTGGTACAATATCTCAATTAAATCTTATTCTTACATCCAATAGTGAGACTTGGGAAATACCTGTCTTCATAGATATATATGGAGCTTTGCTTAATATAGATAGCTATGTTGCCCAGAATGCTAATGGTATACTTGACCCAGGTGAATCTGCTGATATTTATTTTGTTATTGAAAATCTTGGGCAGATATCTGCAATTTCAATTTACGGTGAATTGGAATGCCTTAATAACAGGATATCGATCCAGGACAGTATAGGATTTTTTGGAAATATTGCTCCTGATGATACTGCCTATAATTTTTCAAATACCTTTGAGATCACAGCCAGCAGCAGCATTATTCCCGGCACACAAATACCTGTAAATATAAATTTTACGAATGAAGATGGATTTAATGCCACATGCTCTTATTTAATTCAAATAGGCACCGTTACCGAGGAAGATCCACTGGGTCCCGATGAATATGGTTATTATTGCTACGATGATGATGATACCGCTTATGAAAATTGCCCCACTTATGACTGGGTAGAAATAAACAATATCGGAGATGATCTTAACATCTATACGGTTGGTGATTCTGCAGACATTACCGATGTAATTTTGCCAGCGGATTTCTCTTTAGTTTTTTATGGTGAAGAATATGATCTGATCACAATTGCTACTGCCGGCTGGATAAGCCCCGGTGGAAGCACTGCTGCTGCATTTATGAATTGGAGTATTCCCGGTACTGGTGGTCCAAGCCCCATGATCGCTGCTTTCTGGGATGATATTAATAATGGCTATCAAGGTGATGTATTTACTTATTATAATAACTCTCAGCACTATTTCATCGTGGAATGGGATCGCATGAGAAATGAGCATAATAATGAAATAGAAACCTTTCAGATCATTCTATATGACCCCAATTTTTATCCAACCACAACCGGAGACAGTAAAATTAAAATTCAATATAAAGATGTTGCTAACACAAATATCGGGGAATATCCCTATCATGGTGCTAACCATGGTCAATATTGTACTGTAGGTTTGGAAGATCACTCTTCAACTATCGGTTTGCAATATACCTATAATAATTCTTATTCCCTTGCAGCAAAGCCTTTGCAGGACCAGATGGCATTATTATTCACCACTCCATCCATCCCACCTGATGGTCCCTTCCTCACTATTATGGATTATTCTGCTTATGCTGGTGAAGATCAGTATATTGAAGCTGGAGAAGATGCTGTTATTTCCCTTACCCTGGAAAATATCGGGGAAGATGATGCAAATAATGTGCAGCTGACCATTTCTGAAGATGATGAATATATTGATATTATAGATGGTACTGATAGCTGCAGCATCGTTGCTGCAAATGATATGGTAACCATTTCTGATGCCTTCACGATTAGTGTCAGTGATAACGTACCTGATTATTACACCTTCACTCTTAATGTAAATATTACCAGCGATGAAGATTCCTGGAACCAGTCAATTGCCCTCACAGCATATCAGGCAAATACTTTTGCGGTTTTTCCCGAAAGCATTGAACATGAATTGCAGTGGGG